The nucleotide window TTCATGACATGCTTTCAGGTTATTAGTTAagctttataattatgaaatttcATCTGAAGACTTGGTGTGATTATACTTGATTATCAAGTCATTAAAGATATTTTGTAATATACcacaataaatttttttctctaagaatgacaaataCTATACAAGTTCTAACCATGTTGAAATAAAAtagtcagtggtcaaagaatgagTACAATAACAACTAGGGTGAATTAAGAATCTAGGTTCCACTATATTGATTATCGATCCATTTATTTTGATCTTACTACCTaaagtattttaaaaaaataatcttataaTTTATTTTGTAAGCAAATTATAAAAGATTTAGTGATGCATATTTAAGTGAACATTATAATTCATATTTTTGtttacataattaaaattatttatttttactatattattaacatttatatatgtatatattttggttaaatatgaataataggattgtcttaataagataaattacaaaggTAATTATAGACTAtcataggaaagactaacaatgttgtattATAAGAGAGTATAATATTAATGACATAGAACCACTATAACTCATATTAGTAAATAGATTtaataaagtattattgtatCTTTTGGATttattggtttattttaaaaattcatgactatgtataaaatactttttataatttttagaatctaattatgtaaaattattttaaaataaaattttgttttatttattttaattttaaattttattatattttaccaATTAATGGGCTAAATGAAAGAATTTAGATTATAcgattttatctaattagataaaatatattatagatctgattAAATTATGATTACAATCATCATTAGAAAGTTCAATTATAGTAAGATTTCTTAGGAGATCATCTTAATGGAAGGAACTCGTGTAATTACGTCATAGACCCTTTATTTTCACCTATAAATGAATAAGATCTTCTAGGGACAAAACATCATAAATTGAGAGTATAAATTTATTCTCAATCTCCAAGATCTATTCTCAATCTCCCTATGTTTCTATTCCATCATAGTAATATTGAGAAACACATAAGAAGAAAGGAGATCAAAGTGTTGATAatcagataaatatttttttgaatgacATTGAATGGTACGCACATCTTGaccttaatatatattttttaattaattatatatatatataataatattataattataaattttatgtttATATTCTTTGCTTATCTATCCCTTAGTTTGAGATCTAATATATAGAGGTGTGACCCTCACCTTTGTAGACACCTTTTCATAGATCTTGATTCAGCTGAGGCAATGCATCCTTTTATTCCATAAAATGAGTTATATCTTACTCAGAACTATCTTATAAACCTTAGATCAATGTGAAATGGTGTAAATCTGCAGAAAATGTAACTACTGGTCTAACCTCAATCGTCCATGTTTACACTCCTACCCGAATGCTTTAATCATCCAAGCTAGTGGACTTTGGCACCTCAGTAAACCTTAAACATACAAAAGGGTAACTCTCTGTTTCCCAAAACCATCCATTATTTCATATATATTCGATTTAGAAGTAAAGAGAAAGCTTTATTCAGACACCTAAGTTCAGTCTTCACGTCGACATCAACTGAATGAATTATAGAATGTGAGTGCGTCATCTACTGACATTAACTTGAACCGAAACATTttgaattaataatttaataacatCGGTTATTACTATCATCTTATAGCGATCCACAGTGTTTTAGGTTGCCTGTCTTGGATCCATCTGAACTCTGCACTCAACTCGAAGTGTATGATTGTAAGATTAGAGCGGCTTTAATTGCTGTGCCATCACTGCTACATCGTTGATTTAGCAGCAGGAATCTCGATCTTGAAATCCAAGCAAACAAACAAAGAACTGTAATCTCCTCCTCGTTTCCCACTCGAAGAAGGTGGTGAAAAGATGCATAAATACACGATGGGTATATATATGCGGTCTTCCTCACAGAAACAAACAACCACGGGTCTCGGCGTCATCTCCATCAAGATGGTCTGTGTGTTCAACACAGTCACGTCGCCTCCCCCTGCTTtcctattcctcctcctcctcctccattgaAAGAACACATATCGAACACAAGACCTGCTTTCCTTTTTCTCCTCCATTGAAAGGTCACATATCGAACACAAGGACGACATCTCACACTAATAGACTGTTGGGTGTTCTGATTTCTGCATAGTCGATAGAAATGTGGACATAAATGAAATTTGGAGGTTTGTGGAAAGAGGATGGCATCCAGCACACCGATGGCTGGGTTTCCAATGGATTTATCCTTGAAGAACATCAACGTGGAAaagcaagaagaaagaagaagatggttGGCACCCATTCTGGACCGATTAAGATATAAGACATTCTTTACATGCTTTCAGGAGTCAAAAGATTCtcataaggagagagagagagagagagagaaaagaagcccCAATAAGACAAGTCCCAAGTGACCAAACCACTTCCCTCCAATGATAATCTCAATTTGATTTCTTATGTGGGAGTCTAAATCACTGCTCATAAGAGAGTGTATATAGTTGGAGTTAGGAATGCCTCGTCGTAAGCATTCCATGCATCCAATACTAATCATACGAGAGACTACGAGCACGTTGATTGTATGTGACATTCTCGTAGTGTCATTCCTAGAAATATTATTAGAAGATaaagagattaaaaaaattaagagaatAATTTTACATTGATAAATATCAGCTTAAGttcttaaattaaattaatatttaacttgatatatatatatatatattaatgttgaTTAATTTAAGTCACTCATCATTCATGCATTTGTAAGAAAGATTTTCCTCTCCTACATGTTTAGATTCTGCAACCTACAAGTTAGATAAATACTTCGTGCAGAGGGTTGGATCCCACTTTCTCCCTTTCTCCATCTTAACGGTGTTCATGCTCGCTGGTACTGGTTATACTTACTCGTAGACTGCTTTGAACGGTACTCCGTTTTTGTGTGGTCGATCTAGGCCGTCTCTCTCTCCACACTGTGCAGGCTCACGAACGATGTAGAGCTTGAATTCACTATATCTGATTCTCGGTCTCTTCTACACTGTGTAGTTCATCAGAAGAGAGAGGAGAAGGGAACGCGAAGCATGACGACGTCGACGCCGGAGGAACCACAGAATGGGGAAGCAGCGAAGCCTGTGATCAACTACAGAGGGTGGAAAGCCATGCCATACGTGATAGGTACGTGGAACACATGCTCTCCCTCCACCTTCGCCCACGCACCACTTGACATCTCACGAGAAGGAGAATTCTGGGCAGGAAACGAGGCGTTTGAGAAGTTGGGGACGTTCGGCACCTCCGCCAACCTCTTGGTCTACCTCACCACCGTCTTCCACATGAAGAGCGTCGCGTCGGCCACCCTCGTCACCGTGTTCAACGGCACCACCAACCTCGCCCCCCTCCTCGGGGCCTTCCTCGCCGACACTTATCTCGGCCGCTACGCCACACTGGGGGCCGCTTCGATTGCTTCTCTCTTGGTATGCTACCACCTTGAAGTGCTGCCATTCTCTCTCACTAGCTCTTCTCGTCTTCTTCGTATTTGTTTGATGAAATGCCAACCAAATAAAACTCCCAGAGAGTAAGCTGAAGATGAACTTGTGTTCGGACAGTTCTACTGACATGCattagagaaagaaaaagagaataacATTTAGAAATAGACTATGTACTGACAAAAGGGGAACAAAAAGTAAGCATAAATAAGATCAAACTTTTTGCCACCCACcagatattaaaaaagaaaaaaacagaaaCAGCTATTTTATCAAACACTTGAAGAGACACCACCGAGAGTTGCATGAAATTTGTTGGTCCTTTTGTTTAGATGCTTGAAGGGGTAACAAGTCATGTGAGCTTTGATATGATGCAAAATGATAGGGCCCAATATATTAATAAATGATCTGTACAATATGATTGATATAAGCCTTCGTGATAAATAGTACACAATGAGACATGTCGGCACATGTTAGCCATCATTGAAAGCCAGTAAAGCTGGTCCCGGGACGGTCACGCTTGTTGGTCATCATACTCCAATTATTGATAGTAAGCCTATCAGATTGCTGTCTTCTAATCCTACGTGTCCATGACGATTGATGATGTTGAAGGGCATGCTCATTCTCACACTCACGGCTGCCGTCTCCAAGCTTCACCCTTCTCCCTGCAGCAGTCATGGCGACGCATGCCACGGCGCGAACCAAACTCAGCTGGCCGTCCTCTTCGCCAGCTACGTCTTCATGGTCATCGGAGCCGGCGGCATACGCCCCTGCAACCTGGCGTTCGGCGCCGACCAGTTCGACCCCACCACCGAGGCGGGGAAGCGGGGCATCGCTAGCTTCTTCAACTGGTACTACATGACCTTCACCTTCGCCATGATGGCCTCCTCCACCCTCGTCATCTACGTGCAGAGCAACGTGAGCTGGTCGCTGGGGCTGGCCATTCCCACGGCGTTCATGTTCATCTCCAGCGTGCTCTTCTTCGTCGGGACCAAGATCTACGTGAAGGTTCGGCCGGAGGGCAGCCCGATCACCAGCATCGCCCAGGTGCTGGTGGCGGCGTTCAGGAAGCGAGCGCTGAAGCTACCTGATGACCTCAAGGGCTCTCTTTTTGACCCTCCACATCTCAGTTCTCTGATCTCCAAGCTGCCGCACACCGACCAGTTCAGGTACTTGGGAGCACAAGAAGTGAGATTTCAACTCAGAAGAACGCACCAAACCTATATTTTGATGGCATAAGATGATCTAATAAATTAGTGGAACAATTTAATTAACCTCAATCCATTTGTAACACTTCCTTCGAAGTTGATAACATCCAAACTATTGCAGTCCAAAGCTACTACAATTTGCTTCATGAGGTTTATTATAAAACTATCACTAATTTTACTATATTCTAAGAAAAATAAAGTTATCAacttgatatgtttaactatcACTACTAgacgtgattttttttttttttttttgctttttgatTACAATTGCAGTTTTCTTGACAAAGCTGCGATCATAACCCCCATGGACGATATCAAACCGGATGGCTCAGCTTCAGATGGATGGAGATTATGTAGCTTACAGCAAGTTGAACAGATGAAATGTTTAGTAAGAATCATCCCAGTTTGGTCTTCATGTATCATCTTCGAGGTTACCGTCGTTCTGACATGGACTTACGTCGTCTTCCAAGCCCTTCAATCCGATAGACATCTCGGGCACAGTAACTTCGAGATTCCTGCTGCAACTTTTACTGTGTTCACCATGGCGGCCATGACCATTTGGTTGCTTGTTTACGACCGTTTCGTCGTCCGATTGCTTCAGAGGGTTACTGGAAAGGAAGGTGGCATCACGCTGCTTCAAAGGATGGGGACTGGCATTGCTCTTTCGGTCGTGATGATGATTGTCGGTGGCTTGGTAGAGGAACGGCGAAGGAGTTATGCGCTTCACAAGCCGACACTGGGGACTGCATCCAATGGCGGTGCCATTTCATCAATGTCCAGCCTCTGGTTGATCCCTCAGCTCGTTATTGCTGGTCTTTCGGATGCTTTCAACCTCGTCGGCCAAGTTGAGTTCTACTACAAGCAATTTCCCGAAAACATGAGGAGCATGGCAGGGGGTCTGCTCTTCCTGGGTTTTGCATGTTCCAACTATCTGGGCACCTTGATAATAACTATCGTCCATCGAACAACTGGTGGACATCAGAAGAGCAATTGGTTAGCAGAAGATCTTAACCAGGGAAGACTAGATCTTCTCTACTTCTCGATCGCATCAGTATGTGCCGTTAATTTGGTCTTCTTCATTGTATGTGCAAAGTGGTACAAATACAAAACCTCAGACAAAGACCATGAGATTGCTCTGCAAacaaaggagatcagaagttctgTATGAGCAAGTATCTGATGCACTGGATCTTTACAGTGCACAAGAATAAAGAACAAGGATATGGAATCAGGTTTCATCAGAAGAGAAGTAACAGTTCTGTTAGTCATGCCTTTTCCTATGTACTGTTgattcctcttttttctttttattactaTTTGAAGCTGCAAAACTTTTATAAGAGCAGAATGCTGTTCATGGTAGATGCACAAACAGTGGTTCACCCTCTCTACATGTTATATATGCTAATATCAGATAATTTCCATTGTGAAACTTTTTGTGCTCATTGATATCTATTTTGAACTCAACTGATAAGTCGCTTGATAAACCTAACATACTCCAAGAAATAGGCATTATTTATATTCCTGTGCCGAGTAGTTTGCCCAGATAGGCCTGCTTCTAAGACTAAAAGATCTTCACCAAGATAAAGTGGGATAGATCATGCAGATACATGCAGTGTATCAAAGATAAAGCTGTGTAACTCTTAATTGATGTCAGTCTAGCCTGCCTTCAATTGGTTTGAACTTCAAATTATGACATAAAAGTAAGCACCCATCATATATGCAAGTAAGATGAGCATCCTATCCCCAGATCTCACATTGGCAGGAGCCTCATGCACCGCACCGGGTATGTCCTTTTCTTTTACAAATCATCTGCTAATACGAAAAGTCATCACTAAGTTGTAAGTTCATGAACCTGTACCATTTATGTGCCAGACGACTCTGAATATGAGCACAACCCACAGCGGCACTGCAATCCTGATCAAACAGGTGATGCTATTTTTTACCATCTTATATACAATATTAATTGTGAAGCTTTCCTCTATATTCTGATAACAGCTCTATAAAGTCAGAAAAAAGGATTCATGTGAAGAAGTGTTAATTTAAATAAGCACATGGAACTAAGCATCCAATGATTGATTTGATTGCTCTGAGTAAGTATCGGTGCACAAGAGCTCTTCCGACAGTGCAGAAGTTAGCTTCAAAATGAAGTTTGGCGAGAGAAGAATCACCAGTATAGGAGAATTCCTTCCTTCCAAGACCAGGAAGCTGACCAGCGAGTAGCAGTGTTTCTGAATTCTTACGAGCTTCATGCTCAGAAAAGAACCGGAGGATAAGCGTGAGTCTTAGAATACCATTCGATGACAGCATCAGATATTTCTGAATCAGATGTGAGCTGAAACTCTCTTCCAAACCCTTATCCTCTGACAATTTGGAGACAAATGATCTGATACCATGACGACCAAgaatcaaatgtgagcatcagatGACTTCAGAAACAGATACGAAGTGGAAGTATTAAGTTTTTTgtattgattaatatttaataattattataattattatttattattattaaattatttctgcataaattagattaaagaatattttgtgaatataatttataatttatattccgATGTTTTATCTAACTAGTAATTATCAAAATAGCTTAAGATGATAGAATTattagatataaattataataaataatttcttatttataagatattttaaagtatattttaaattattgtattgGTTTTGTGACCACTAAAGTGGTctagactaataacttataaaattatatcaaaaattagttctaaatgatattaagaaaaataatattcataatgacataaGAGATATAGATAATTCAATCTATTTTGAATAGTTATATGGTATGGTAGGATTatattattttggatatcttTACGGTTAGAGTTGCATACCGAAAGATAATAATACTATTCTATAATAATGATATCAATTCTTCGCAATGATAAAATCTTGTATGAATATTAGATATATCAATATCTCACCTAAACATAAAATAGAAATGATATCAATAATACAACATCTATCGAAAAACTTAaaagtattaatattatattattttattaaaatgataCTTCATTAATTGTATTCTTACGaacattcatatattttttagattaaattattatgaCTTAAGTATGTACAATTTATACTAAGAGTTAGATATTAACCTTATTTGTTGAAAGCATCGTAGACTTAAATACTAAAAGTTATGTGAGATAAATAATTGAATTATTGAAAAGGGTATAAAAGGTTTagttttaataattattaataatgtttAGACTTTATTACATAATATAACTAGcacattgaaatattaaaaaattgatctaaaatGATTAATAAGTCAGTATCTTAATAAAAGAATTAACTATAGCTCAGTATTACAgtatttgaggatttctaggatatATCCTTGTTATTATTGATAAAACTACAAAACTTAACGAATTTATATTTA belongs to Musa acuminata AAA Group cultivar baxijiao chromosome BXJ3-5, Cavendish_Baxijiao_AAA, whole genome shotgun sequence and includes:
- the LOC135638149 gene encoding protein NRT1/ PTR FAMILY 2.11-like isoform X1 — protein: MLAVHQKREEKGTRSMTTSTPEEPQNGEAAKPVINYRGWKAMPYVIGNEAFEKLGTFGTSANLLVYLTTVFHMKSVASATLVTVFNGTTNLAPLLGAFLADTYLGRYATLGAASIASLLGMLILTLTAAVSKLHPSPCSSHGDACHGANQTQLAVLFASYVFMVIGAGGIRPCNLAFGADQFDPTTEAGKRGIASFFNWYYMTFTFAMMASSTLVIYVQSNVSWSLGLAIPTAFMFISSVLFFVGTKIYVKVRPEGSPITSIAQVLVAAFRKRALKLPDDLKGSLFDPPHLSSLISKLPHTDQFSFLDKAAIITPMDDIKPDGSASDGWRLCSLQQVEQMKCLVRIIPVWSSCIIFEVTVVLTWTYVVFQALQSDRHLGHSNFEIPAATFTVFTMAAMTIWLLVYDRFVVRLLQRVTGKEGGITLLQRMGTGIALSVVMMIVGGLVEERRRSYALHKPTLGTASNGGAISSMSSLWLIPQLVIAGLSDAFNLVGQVEFYYKQFPENMRSMAGGLLFLGFACSNYLGTLIITIVHRTTGGHQKSNWLAEDLNQGRLDLLYFSIASVCAVNLVFFIVCAKWYKYKTSDKDHEIALQTKEIRSSV
- the LOC135638149 gene encoding protein NRT1/ PTR FAMILY 2.11-like isoform X2, giving the protein MTTSTPEEPQNGEAAKPVINYRGWKAMPYVIGNEAFEKLGTFGTSANLLVYLTTVFHMKSVASATLVTVFNGTTNLAPLLGAFLADTYLGRYATLGAASIASLLGMLILTLTAAVSKLHPSPCSSHGDACHGANQTQLAVLFASYVFMVIGAGGIRPCNLAFGADQFDPTTEAGKRGIASFFNWYYMTFTFAMMASSTLVIYVQSNVSWSLGLAIPTAFMFISSVLFFVGTKIYVKVRPEGSPITSIAQVLVAAFRKRALKLPDDLKGSLFDPPHLSSLISKLPHTDQFSFLDKAAIITPMDDIKPDGSASDGWRLCSLQQVEQMKCLVRIIPVWSSCIIFEVTVVLTWTYVVFQALQSDRHLGHSNFEIPAATFTVFTMAAMTIWLLVYDRFVVRLLQRVTGKEGGITLLQRMGTGIALSVVMMIVGGLVEERRRSYALHKPTLGTASNGGAISSMSSLWLIPQLVIAGLSDAFNLVGQVEFYYKQFPENMRSMAGGLLFLGFACSNYLGTLIITIVHRTTGGHQKSNWLAEDLNQGRLDLLYFSIASVCAVNLVFFIVCAKWYKYKTSDKDHEIALQTKEIRSSV